Proteins encoded together in one Magnetospirillum sp. 15-1 window:
- a CDS encoding phasin family protein: protein MFPSFDPKMFEAFTADPASFLGKVAEFQRANFEAAREITENNAKAFQQLAAIRDPQQFVSAQPAILQAVVSRNMEIMTQLWQTLGSEMAPAAPKGKGKK from the coding sequence ATGTTCCCCAGTTTCGATCCCAAGATGTTCGAGGCCTTCACCGCCGATCCGGCGTCCTTCCTGGGCAAGGTGGCCGAGTTCCAGCGCGCCAATTTCGAGGCGGCCCGCGAGATCACCGAGAACAACGCCAAGGCGTTCCAGCAATTGGCCGCCATCCGCGACCCGCAGCAATTCGTCTCCGCCCAGCCCGCCATCCTGCAGGCGGTGGTCAGCCGCAACATGGAGATCATGACCCAGCTGTGGCAGACCCTGGGCAGCGAGATGGCTCCCGCCGCCCCCAAGGGCAAGGGCAAGAAGTAG
- a CDS encoding ATP-binding protein → MIGVTVMGRVEDAAGREGNAFRDAVVRLLLPLPLNVLFIGGTLFAVVVAELVAAAVSFAMIGHVPPVVWAGAFFAPLVVAPAELAVLVAVIGRMRDEVGRRRRAERDLLEDVIDRRLMEAELRASEEKLRAMFEMSPLGMARNTLDGAFLEANPAFCGIVGYSLEELRSLSYWDLTPVRYAENETSHLDSLETVGRYGPYEKEYIHKDGRWIPVRLSGVLISGGDGEGYIWSIVEDITETQAAERALIAKTEELARSNADLEQFAFIASHDLREPLRMVSAYMGLLERRFGPVIGAEGAEYVAYAKEGAQRMDRLVLDLLEFSRVGRMEEALEPVSLDEVVDGVIANLSPAMGECGARVERPEPLPAIPAVRGEMVQLLQNLIGNAVKYRDPSRPLVVRVSARQERGQWVVSVADNAIGIAPDYSERIFRIFQRLHTRDRFEGTGIGLAICKRIVERHGGRIWVDSVPGEGSAFSFTLPA, encoded by the coding sequence GTGATCGGTGTGACGGTGATGGGCAGGGTGGAGGACGCGGCCGGGCGGGAGGGCAATGCCTTCCGGGACGCGGTGGTGCGCCTGCTGTTGCCGCTGCCGCTGAATGTCCTGTTCATCGGCGGTACCCTGTTCGCCGTGGTGGTGGCGGAACTGGTCGCCGCCGCGGTGAGCTTCGCCATGATCGGCCATGTGCCGCCGGTGGTCTGGGCGGGGGCCTTCTTCGCTCCCCTGGTGGTGGCGCCGGCCGAGCTGGCGGTGCTGGTGGCGGTGATCGGCCGCATGCGCGACGAAGTGGGGCGCCGGCGTCGGGCGGAGCGCGATTTGCTCGAGGACGTCATCGATCGCCGCCTGATGGAGGCGGAACTGCGCGCCAGCGAGGAGAAGCTGCGCGCCATGTTCGAGATGTCGCCGCTGGGCATGGCGCGGAACACCCTGGATGGGGCTTTTCTCGAAGCCAATCCCGCTTTTTGCGGCATCGTCGGCTACAGCCTCGAGGAACTGCGCTCGCTCAGCTATTGGGATCTGACTCCGGTCCGCTACGCCGAGAACGAGACCAGCCACCTGGACAGCCTGGAAACGGTCGGGCGTTACGGCCCCTACGAGAAGGAATACATCCACAAGGACGGCCGGTGGATTCCGGTTCGTCTCTCCGGGGTGCTGATTTCCGGCGGCGATGGCGAGGGCTATATCTGGTCCATCGTCGAGGACATCACCGAAACCCAGGCGGCGGAGCGGGCGCTGATCGCCAAGACCGAGGAACTGGCCCGTTCCAACGCCGACCTCGAGCAGTTCGCCTTCATCGCGTCCCATGACCTGCGCGAGCCGTTGCGCATGGTCAGCGCCTATATGGGGCTGCTGGAGCGGCGCTTCGGCCCGGTGATCGGCGCCGAGGGGGCCGAATACGTCGCCTACGCCAAGGAAGGCGCCCAGCGCATGGACCGGCTGGTGCTGGACCTGCTGGAATTCTCGCGGGTCGGCCGTATGGAGGAGGCGCTGGAGCCGGTTTCCCTGGACGAGGTGGTGGACGGCGTCATCGCCAACCTGTCGCCCGCCATGGGCGAGTGCGGCGCCCGGGTGGAGCGCCCCGAGCCGTTGCCCGCCATTCCGGCCGTCCGGGGCGAGATGGTGCAGTTGCTGCAGAACCTGATCGGCAATGCCGTCAAGTATCGCGATCCGTCGCGGCCCCTGGTGGTCCGTGTCTCGGCCCGCCAGGAGCGGGGGCAGTGGGTGGTTTCGGTGGCCGACAACGCCATCGGCATCGCGCCGGACTATTCCGAGCGCATCTTCCGCATCTTTCAGCGGCTCCATACACGGGACCGCTTCGAGGGCACCGGCATCGGCCTGGCCATCTGCAAGCGCATCGTCGAGCGGCACGGCGGCCGGATTTGGGTCGACTCGGTGCCGGGCGAGGGATCGGCCTTCAGCTTCACCCTGCCGGCCTGA
- the thrC gene encoding threonine synthase, whose translation MKYVSTRGAAPVLDFDDVLLAGLARDGGLYLPESWPVFSAAEIRAMRGLSYAELAVRVMRPFVEGCLTEAELTRLCAESYASFTHPAVAPLKQLGHNQWVMELFHGPTLAFKDYALQLVGRLFDHVLKKRGQKVTIVGATSGDTGSAAIEACRDRAAVDIVILHPHGRVSEVQRRQMTTVLSSNVRNVAVDGTFDDCQDLVKALFNDAAFRDEMNLSAVNSINWARVMAQIVYYFAAGVALGAPDVPMSFSVPTGNFGNVFAGYAARLMGLPVEKLIVGSNTNDILTRFFEGGVMKTDGVVPTLSPSMDIQVSSNFERLMFLGLGGDGAAVAKLMEDFRKNGAMVMPQGAWTAMREVFEAYRFDDEATLAAMRSLKRSTGETLDPHSVIGVAAALKGHAAKDCTMVALATAHPAKFPDAVEKATGLRPGLPPHMADLFQRTERLDRLGNDAEALKTYVRTFAGRASA comes from the coding sequence TTGAAGTATGTGAGCACCCGCGGCGCCGCGCCGGTTCTTGATTTCGACGACGTCCTGCTGGCCGGTCTGGCCCGCGATGGCGGCCTGTATCTGCCGGAAAGCTGGCCGGTCTTCTCGGCCGCCGAGATCAGGGCCATGCGGGGCCTGTCCTATGCCGAACTGGCGGTGCGCGTCATGCGCCCCTTCGTCGAGGGCTGCCTGACCGAGGCCGAACTGACCCGCCTGTGCGCCGAGTCCTATGCCTCCTTCACCCATCCGGCGGTGGCGCCCCTGAAGCAACTGGGCCACAACCAGTGGGTCATGGAGCTGTTCCACGGCCCGACCCTGGCCTTCAAGGACTACGCCCTGCAACTGGTCGGCCGCCTGTTCGACCATGTGCTGAAGAAGAGGGGGCAAAAGGTCACCATCGTCGGGGCCACCTCGGGCGACACCGGCTCGGCGGCCATCGAGGCCTGCCGCGACCGCGCGGCGGTGGATATCGTCATCCTGCACCCCCATGGCCGGGTCTCCGAGGTTCAGCGCCGCCAGATGACCACCGTACTGTCGTCCAACGTGCGCAACGTGGCAGTGGATGGCACCTTCGACGACTGCCAGGACCTGGTGAAGGCGCTGTTCAACGACGCGGCCTTCAGGGACGAGATGAACCTGTCGGCGGTGAACTCCATCAACTGGGCCCGCGTCATGGCTCAGATCGTCTATTACTTCGCCGCCGGGGTGGCGCTGGGCGCCCCCGACGTGCCCATGAGCTTCTCGGTGCCCACCGGCAATTTCGGCAACGTCTTCGCCGGCTATGCCGCCCGGCTGATGGGCCTGCCGGTGGAAAAGCTGATCGTCGGCTCCAACACCAACGACATCCTGACCCGTTTCTTCGAGGGCGGCGTCATGAAGACCGACGGCGTGGTCCCCACCTTGTCGCCCAGCATGGACATCCAGGTCTCGTCCAACTTCGAGCGGCTGATGTTCCTGGGCCTGGGCGGCGACGGCGCCGCCGTGGCCAAGCTGATGGAAGACTTCCGCAAGAACGGCGCCATGGTCATGCCCCAGGGGGCATGGACCGCCATGCGCGAAGTGTTCGAGGCCTACCGCTTCGACGACGAGGCGACGCTGGCCGCCATGCGTTCGCTCAAGCGCTCCACCGGCGAGACTCTCGACCCCCATTCGGTGATCGGCGTCGCCGCCGCCCTGAAGGGCCACGCCGCCAAGGATTGCACCATGGTGGCCCTGGCCACCGCCCATCCGGCCAAATTCCCCGACGCGGTGGAGAAGGCCACCGGCCTGCGTCCCGGTCTGCCGCCCCACATGGCCGATCTGTTCCAGCGGACCGAACGCCTGGACCGCCTGGGCAACGATGCCGAAGCTCTGAAGACCTATGTCCGCACCTTCGCGGGGCGGGCATCCGCATGA
- a CDS encoding pitrilysin family protein — translation MSEIRETRLPSGLKIVTDPMDTVETASLGVWVDAGTRHEPAEINGVSHLLEHMAFKGTARRSALDIAEEMDAVGGHLNAYTARDHTAYYAKVLKEDTGLALDIIADILQHSTLEAEELAREQAVVVQEINQAIDTPDDIIFDHFQSTAYPDQPLGRPVLGSEELVRSMSRDQVMGYLRGNYSAPRMVLSASGRIDHDHLVASAQAAFSQLPPHHAAVTDQARYVGGDYREERDLEQVHVVVGFDGVAYDDPDYYSASVLSTLLGGGMSSRLFQEVREKRGLVYSIYSFASSYNDGGLFGVYAGTGEDEVAELIPVMCDEIVKVCGGVNDAEVQRARAQLKASILMSLESTTSRCEQLARQVVVYGRPIPVAEVVEKVEAITAEDCARVARRLFAGAPTFAAIGPLGKVEGFERVAERLRP, via the coding sequence ATGAGCGAGATCCGCGAGACCCGGTTGCCGTCGGGGCTGAAGATCGTCACCGATCCCATGGACACGGTGGAGACGGCCTCGCTGGGCGTCTGGGTCGACGCCGGCACAAGGCACGAGCCGGCCGAGATCAACGGTGTTTCCCACCTCCTCGAGCACATGGCCTTCAAGGGGACGGCACGGCGCTCGGCCCTCGACATCGCCGAGGAGATGGACGCGGTGGGCGGCCACCTCAACGCCTACACGGCGCGCGACCATACCGCCTATTACGCCAAGGTGCTGAAAGAGGACACCGGGCTGGCGCTGGACATCATCGCCGACATCTTGCAGCACTCGACGCTCGAGGCCGAGGAACTGGCCCGCGAACAGGCGGTGGTGGTCCAGGAGATCAATCAGGCCATCGACACCCCCGACGACATCATCTTCGACCACTTCCAGTCGACCGCCTATCCCGACCAGCCCCTGGGCCGCCCGGTGCTGGGCAGCGAGGAACTGGTGCGCTCCATGAGCCGCGATCAGGTGATGGGCTATCTGCGCGGCAATTACTCGGCGCCGCGCATGGTGCTGTCGGCCTCGGGCCGCATCGACCACGACCATCTGGTGGCCAGCGCCCAGGCGGCCTTCTCGCAATTGCCGCCCCATCATGCGGCGGTGACCGATCAGGCCCGCTACGTCGGCGGCGATTACCGCGAGGAACGCGACCTGGAGCAGGTCCACGTGGTGGTGGGCTTCGACGGCGTCGCCTATGACGACCCGGATTATTACTCGGCCTCGGTGCTGTCGACCCTGTTGGGCGGCGGCATGTCGAGCCGCCTGTTCCAGGAAGTGCGCGAGAAGCGCGGACTGGTCTATTCCATCTATTCCTTCGCCTCGTCCTACAACGACGGCGGCCTGTTCGGCGTCTATGCCGGCACCGGCGAGGACGAGGTGGCGGAACTGATCCCCGTCATGTGCGACGAGATCGTCAAGGTATGCGGCGGCGTCAACGATGCCGAGGTGCAGCGCGCCCGCGCCCAGCTCAAGGCCTCGATCCTGATGAGCCTGGAAAGCACCACGTCGCGCTGCGAGCAATTGGCCCGTCAGGTGGTGGTCTATGGCCGTCCCATCCCGGTGGCCGAGGTGGTCGAGAAGGTGGAGGCCATCACCGCCGAGGACTGCGCCCGCGTGGCCCGCCGCCTGTTCGCCGGAGCGCCCACCTTCGCCGCCATCGGTCCCCTGGGCAAGGTGGAAGGCTTCGAGCGGGTGGCCGAACGCCTGAGGCCCTGA
- a CDS encoding ABC transporter substrate-binding protein: MRHSRAALLARSLLLGPAGALALLLAPAAATALPVTTGVSNPTIVVAVIATLSGPGAMAGQDSVDGFTTAMRHLGGRFANQEVRVVVQDDKGSPDTALAVARRLLEREKVDFVVTAVTLPSMSAMVKTLTESRAFILNLDAAPASLAGAGCSPWFFQVATPVQAVHEAIAAYLAAEKMRRIMVIGTDAPATDQAVGTIRRAWPGEVVEVLRPRHGTTRFTEEIAAMRQAAPDAVVNLLTGGMGGAFAREYAAAGMKADIPMIGVWQGWERPMLPAMTDAGMEVLNVAPWSPDLDTPLNKRLITDFELEFGRPVTGWVAHGYDTAQMLDAALRATGGRTGDRDAVRSALRRAEFPSVRGAFRFDTNHFPSVNVYLRRTTRDAKGRPTEELRSTLIKDWHSRDAGLCPMRWTEDPAPAHPPGANPPKPGTPPGGAPPGTQPKPKPPVPAGQARPTQ; this comes from the coding sequence ATGCGCCACAGCCGCGCCGCCCTCCTCGCACGCTCCTTGCTGCTGGGTCCCGCCGGGGCCCTGGCCCTGCTGCTGGCCCCGGCCGCCGCCACGGCGCTGCCGGTGACCACCGGCGTATCCAATCCCACCATCGTGGTGGCGGTGATCGCCACCCTGTCGGGACCGGGCGCCATGGCCGGCCAGGACAGCGTCGACGGCTTCACCACCGCCATGCGCCACCTGGGCGGCCGCTTCGCCAACCAGGAAGTGCGCGTCGTCGTCCAGGACGACAAGGGCTCGCCCGATACCGCCCTGGCGGTGGCGCGCAGGCTGCTGGAGCGCGAGAAGGTGGACTTCGTGGTGACGGCGGTGACGCTGCCCTCCATGTCGGCCATGGTCAAGACGCTGACCGAATCCCGCGCCTTCATCCTCAACCTGGACGCCGCGCCGGCCAGTCTGGCCGGCGCCGGCTGCTCGCCCTGGTTCTTCCAGGTGGCGACGCCGGTGCAGGCGGTGCACGAGGCCATCGCCGCCTATCTGGCCGCCGAGAAGATGCGCCGCATCATGGTCATCGGCACCGACGCCCCCGCCACCGATCAGGCGGTGGGGACCATCCGCCGCGCCTGGCCGGGCGAAGTGGTCGAGGTGTTGCGCCCCCGCCACGGCACCACCCGTTTCACCGAGGAAATCGCCGCCATGCGCCAGGCGGCGCCCGACGCGGTGGTCAATCTGCTGACCGGCGGCATGGGCGGCGCCTTCGCCCGCGAATACGCCGCCGCCGGAATGAAGGCCGACATTCCCATGATCGGCGTGTGGCAGGGCTGGGAACGCCCCATGCTGCCCGCCATGACCGATGCCGGCATGGAGGTGCTCAACGTCGCGCCGTGGAGCCCCGACCTCGATACGCCGCTGAACAAGCGCCTGATCACCGATTTCGAACTGGAATTCGGCCGCCCGGTGACCGGCTGGGTGGCCCACGGCTACGACACGGCCCAGATGCTGGACGCCGCCCTGCGCGCCACCGGCGGCCGCACCGGCGACCGCGACGCGGTGCGCTCCGCGCTCCGGCGGGCCGAGTTCCCCTCGGTACGCGGCGCCTTTCGCTTCGACACCAACCACTTCCCCTCGGTGAACGTCTATCTGCGCCGCACCACCCGCGACGCCAAGGGCCGCCCCACCGAGGAATTGCGCTCCACCCTGATCAAGGACTGGCACAGCCGCGATGCCGGGCTATGCCCCATGCGCTGGACCGAGGACCCCGCTCCCGCCCACCCGCCGGGCGCCAATCCGCCCAAGCCGGGGACGCCTCCCGGCGGCGCCCCACCGGGAACCCAGCCCAAGCCGAAGCCGCCGGTTCCGGCTGGGCAGGCACGGCCAACCCAGTAG
- a CDS encoding Rrf2 family transcriptional regulator — MKLQKATRCALFAILELASGHDRQLSANEIAEKYGISTNHLAKVLRSLGRVGLVEAVRGAGGGYRFSGNRRRTTLLDIIQLFETIDPIRHGEREDGDDTAEGKGLCQVLMEIEDTARATFASITLDTMIKLVEKHR, encoded by the coding sequence ATGAAGCTCCAGAAAGCCACGCGCTGCGCCCTGTTCGCCATCCTGGAGCTGGCCTCGGGCCATGACCGCCAACTGTCAGCCAACGAGATCGCCGAGAAGTACGGCATCAGCACCAACCACCTGGCCAAGGTGCTGCGCTCCCTGGGCCGTGTCGGACTGGTCGAGGCGGTGCGCGGCGCCGGCGGCGGCTATCGCTTTTCCGGCAATCGGCGACGCACCACCTTGCTGGACATCATCCAGTTGTTCGAGACCATCGACCCCATCCGCCACGGCGAACGGGAAGACGGCGACGACACCGCCGAGGGCAAGGGCCTGTGCCAGGTGTTGATGGAAATCGAGGACACGGCGCGCGCCACCTTTGCCTCCATCACGCTGGATACCATGATCAAGTTGGTGGAAAAGCACCGCTGA
- a CDS encoding GNAT family N-acetyltransferase, producing the protein MANPQARQSERKPIVRLAKATDIPQVIAIDTENTGLSKAEYWEDLFERYNNRSTDVDDDTQPKSVKRYRFFLVACDGDTVLGFIIGEVRAWEFGSPPCGWIFAVGVRNNIRQGGVGHTLLEALNDRLRKAGVTKVRTMLARDDTLIMSFFRSQGMMAGPFIQFEKDL; encoded by the coding sequence ATGGCAAATCCACAGGCTAGGCAGTCCGAAAGAAAACCTATCGTCCGCCTCGCAAAGGCGACAGACATTCCGCAAGTGATTGCCATTGATACGGAGAATACTGGTCTGTCCAAGGCCGAGTATTGGGAAGATTTGTTCGAGCGTTACAATAACCGCTCGACTGATGTGGATGATGACACTCAGCCTAAATCCGTAAAACGGTACCGATTTTTCTTGGTGGCCTGCGATGGTGATACCGTTCTTGGATTCATCATCGGTGAAGTGCGTGCCTGGGAATTCGGTTCGCCGCCTTGTGGCTGGATTTTTGCCGTGGGTGTGCGCAACAACATCCGGCAGGGTGGCGTCGGCCATACGCTGCTCGAGGCGCTGAACGACCGCCTGCGCAAGGCGGGCGTCACCAAGGTGCGCACCATGCTGGCGCGCGACGATACCCTGATCATGAGCTTCTTCCGCAGCCAGGGCATGATGGCCGGCCCCTTCATCCAGTTCGAGAAGGATCTCTGA
- a CDS encoding NAD(P)H-dependent oxidoreductase subunit E, whose translation MPGVNSNGVDEGAVIEAVLARHGSDPTRLMQILREIQEQTEWLSPDILTRVAEGTKLPRGRVEGVAGFYHFFHTEPLGRYRVLWSDNITDRMAGNADLMARMCKKLWLKPGRVSEDGLVSVDTTSCTGLGDQGPALLVNYRPVTRMTPERVDQIVELIRHKTPLAEWPAEFFRVEDNIRRKDALLGADFAPGDALKALKSPQQVLDAIKDSGLRGRGGAGFSTGQKWEFCRAAVGTGPHPAHYVVCNADEGEPGTFKDRVLLSSYADMVFEGMTVSGYVIGARKGLVYLRGEYRYLLEPLNAVLEKRRAAKLLGKSILGHTGFDFDIEIHLGAGAYVCGEETALLESLEGKRGVPRKRPPFPVTSGYLGQPTAVNNVETLASAALIAAKGAEWYKSIGTPKSAGTKILSISGDCERPGIYEYPYGVKVAQVLADCGAHDTQACQIAGASGLCVAPNEFGRRIAFEDIPTGGSFMVFDNTRDMFQVARNFAHFFVHESCGFCTPCRVGTTLLANAMDKIDEGHGGEYDINDIWRVIRTLKTASHCGLGQTAGNCVADTLQKFRPSYELRLNVRDFEPAFDLDKALSKMREVTGRDDPGAHFHIAHRKSKAGIGTKAGDPA comes from the coding sequence ATGCCCGGTGTCAATTCCAACGGCGTCGATGAAGGCGCCGTGATCGAGGCCGTGCTGGCCCGGCACGGTTCCGACCCAACCCGCCTGATGCAGATTCTGCGCGAGATTCAGGAACAGACCGAATGGCTGTCGCCGGACATCCTGACCAGGGTGGCCGAGGGCACCAAGCTGCCGCGCGGCCGGGTCGAGGGAGTGGCCGGCTTCTACCACTTCTTCCATACCGAGCCCCTGGGCCGCTATCGCGTGCTGTGGAGCGACAACATCACCGACCGCATGGCCGGCAACGCCGACCTGATGGCCCGCATGTGCAAGAAGCTGTGGCTGAAGCCCGGCCGGGTGTCCGAGGACGGGCTGGTCAGCGTCGATACCACCTCATGCACCGGTCTCGGCGACCAGGGCCCGGCCCTGCTGGTCAATTACCGCCCCGTCACCCGCATGACGCCCGAGCGGGTGGACCAGATCGTCGAGCTGATCCGCCACAAGACGCCGCTGGCCGAGTGGCCGGCCGAATTCTTCAGGGTCGAGGACAACATCCGGCGCAAGGACGCTCTGCTGGGCGCCGATTTCGCCCCCGGCGATGCGCTGAAGGCGCTGAAAAGCCCGCAGCAGGTGCTGGACGCCATCAAGGATTCGGGCCTGCGCGGACGCGGCGGCGCCGGCTTCTCGACCGGGCAGAAATGGGAATTCTGCCGTGCCGCCGTGGGTACCGGCCCCCATCCCGCCCATTACGTGGTCTGCAACGCCGACGAGGGCGAGCCCGGCACCTTCAAGGACCGCGTCCTGCTGTCCTCCTATGCCGACATGGTGTTCGAGGGCATGACCGTGTCGGGCTACGTCATCGGGGCGAGGAAGGGCCTGGTCTACCTGCGCGGCGAGTACCGCTACCTGCTGGAGCCCCTGAATGCGGTGCTGGAGAAGCGCCGGGCCGCCAAGCTGCTGGGCAAGTCCATCCTGGGCCACACCGGTTTCGACTTCGATATCGAAATCCATCTGGGGGCCGGCGCCTATGTGTGCGGCGAGGAAACCGCCCTGCTGGAAAGCCTGGAGGGCAAGCGCGGCGTGCCCAGGAAGCGTCCGCCCTTCCCGGTGACCTCGGGCTATCTCGGCCAGCCCACCGCCGTCAACAACGTAGAAACCCTGGCCTCGGCGGCGCTGATCGCCGCCAAGGGGGCCGAGTGGTACAAATCCATCGGCACGCCCAAATCGGCGGGCACCAAGATCCTGTCCATCTCGGGCGATTGCGAGCGGCCCGGCATCTACGAATACCCCTACGGCGTCAAGGTCGCCCAGGTGCTGGCCGATTGCGGCGCGCACGACACTCAGGCCTGCCAGATCGCCGGAGCCTCGGGCCTGTGCGTGGCGCCCAACGAGTTCGGCCGGCGCATCGCCTTCGAGGACATCCCCACCGGCGGTTCGTTCATGGTATTCGACAACACGCGGGACATGTTCCAGGTGGCGCGCAATTTCGCCCACTTCTTCGTCCATGAAAGCTGCGGCTTCTGCACGCCCTGCCGGGTGGGCACCACGCTCTTGGCCAACGCCATGGACAAGATCGACGAGGGCCATGGCGGCGAGTACGACATCAACGACATCTGGCGGGTCATCCGCACGCTCAAGACCGCCAGCCATTGCGGCCTGGGCCAGACGGCGGGCAACTGCGTCGCCGACACCTTGCAGAAGTTCCGCCCCAGCTACGAGCTGCGGCTCAACGTGCGCGACTTCGAGCCGGCCTTCGACCTCGACAAGGCGCTTTCGAAGATGCGCGAGGTGACCGGGCGCGACGATCCCGGCGCCCACTTCCATATCGCCCACAGAAAGTCCAAGGCCGGCATCGGCACCAAGGCGGGAGATCCGGCATGA